In Acidimicrobiia bacterium, a genomic segment contains:
- a CDS encoding glycosyltransferase: MNPTPALLDDSLLAAAAGARATAVEIVVPVYNEAGELAPSIERLHAYLSRDFPLSWQVTIADNASTDDTWAIACELACRLRGVRAVHVDRKGRGRALREVWSASTARVVAYMDVDLSTRLDALLPLVAPLLSGHSDIAIGTRLARGSRVVRGPKREAISRTYNLLLRTTMRSGFSDAQCGFKAVRADVARELLPMVEDQEWFFDTELLLLAEHNGLRIHEIPVDWVDDADSRVDVVGTATADLRGIWRVARSFAGGHGSLARTSASDQTESFDDALGSQLVRFASIGAVSTVVFGALLVLLWSPLGAYGADVVALVLCSLANTAANRRLTFALRGRASRVRHYVAGLSLAALPLVLNLVTLAALRVAGVATLTHALVWLTVANALATIVRFVLLRRWVFRS, from the coding sequence GTGAACCCGACCCCTGCGCTCCTCGACGACTCCCTGCTCGCGGCCGCCGCCGGCGCGCGCGCGACCGCGGTCGAGATCGTGGTGCCGGTCTACAACGAGGCGGGCGAGCTCGCACCGTCGATCGAGCGGCTGCACGCGTACCTCTCGCGCGACTTTCCGCTGTCGTGGCAGGTGACGATCGCCGACAACGCGAGCACCGACGACACGTGGGCGATCGCGTGCGAGCTCGCATGCCGGCTGCGCGGTGTACGCGCGGTGCACGTCGACCGCAAGGGTCGCGGCCGCGCGCTACGCGAGGTGTGGTCGGCGAGCACGGCGCGCGTCGTCGCGTACATGGACGTCGACCTGTCGACCCGGCTCGACGCGCTCCTGCCGCTCGTCGCGCCGCTGTTGTCCGGCCACAGCGACATCGCGATCGGCACCCGACTCGCACGCGGCTCCCGCGTCGTGCGGGGCCCGAAGCGCGAGGCGATCTCGCGCACCTACAACCTGCTGCTGCGTACGACGATGCGCAGCGGTTTCTCCGACGCGCAGTGCGGGTTCAAGGCCGTCCGCGCCGACGTCGCGCGCGAGCTGCTCCCGATGGTCGAGGACCAGGAGTGGTTCTTCGACACGGAGCTCCTCCTCCTCGCCGAGCACAACGGGCTGCGCATCCACGAGATACCTGTCGACTGGGTCGACGACGCCGACTCGCGTGTCGACGTCGTCGGGACCGCGACCGCCGACCTGCGCGGCATTTGGCGCGTCGCGCGCTCGTTTGCCGGTGGTCACGGATCACTCGCGCGAACGAGTGCCTCGGACCAGACCGAGTCGTTCGACGATGCGCTCGGCAGCCAGCTCGTGCGCTTCGCGTCGATCGGCGCAGTCAGCACCGTCGTGTTCGGCGCGCTGCTCGTGCTCTTGTGGAGCCCCCTCGGCGCGTACGGCGCCGACGTGGTCGCGCTCGTGTTGTGCTCGCTCGCGAACACCGCGGCCAACCGGCGACTCACGTTTGCGTTGCGCGGACGCGCGAGTCGCGTTCGTCACTACGTCGCGGGCCTCTCGCTCGCCGCGCTCCCGCTCGTGCTCAACCTCGTCACGCTCGCGGCGTTGCGTGTCGCCGGTGTCGCGACGCTGACCCACGCGCTCGTGTGGCTCACGGTCGCGAACGCGCTCGCCACGATCGTTCGCTTCGTGCTGCTTCGCCGCTGGGTATTCCGCTCTTGA
- a CDS encoding GtrA family protein: protein MTARDLRVTGPRVPSPSPSPLQVRLRRLLRYGAVSVVSTTVSLSVLGLLVSTRALAPGWANVVATACGTVPSFELNRRWVWRRSGRRSIVAEVGPFCALTFAGLALSTVAVACAGAFATSSGLSDAMRTLVIELANLAAWGSIWLAQFVVLDRILFADRTPRTPGAGSARSQDRPAESQP, encoded by the coding sequence ATGACGGCGCGCGATCTCCGAGTCACGGGACCGCGGGTGCCGTCGCCGTCGCCGTCGCCGCTGCAGGTTCGGCTGCGCCGGCTGCTGCGCTACGGCGCGGTATCGGTCGTCTCGACGACCGTGAGCCTCTCGGTGCTCGGACTCCTCGTGTCGACACGCGCGCTCGCGCCGGGATGGGCGAACGTCGTTGCGACCGCGTGCGGCACGGTGCCGTCGTTTGAGCTCAACCGCCGGTGGGTGTGGCGGCGTTCGGGCCGGCGCTCGATCGTCGCCGAGGTCGGTCCGTTCTGCGCGCTCACGTTCGCCGGCCTCGCGCTGTCGACGGTTGCGGTCGCGTGCGCAGGTGCGTTCGCGACGAGCTCGGGCCTCTCGGACGCGATGCGCACGCTGGTCATCGAGCTCGCGAACCTGGCCGCGTGGGGCTCGATCTGGCTCGCGCAATTCGTCGTGCTCGACCGCATCCTGTTCGCAGATCGCACACCACGGACTCCCGGTGCCGGCTCGGCCCGCTCCCAGGATCGTCCGGCAGAGTCGCAGCCATGA
- a CDS encoding glycosyltransferase family 39 protein: MTTTLPPEDVMTLDLATRKADVEAAPPEPPPSQPNPIARFWRGRPDDPRWVRPALLALLVGTGLLYLWDLGASGWANAFYSAAVQAGTKSWKAAFFGSSDASNFITVDKPPAALWVMEISARLFGVNAWSVLVPQALEGVAAVGLLYATVRRWFSPAAGLIAGAVMATTPVAVLMFRFNNPDALLVLLLVGAAYAMVRAHEDGRTRWILLACALVGTGFITKMMQAFIVMPVFALVYLCFGPLDLWRRVRQLAWGALALLVASGWWVAIVALWPASSRPYIGGSQDNSILNLIFGYNGFGRITGNETGSVGGGPASGTNRWGPTGWNRLWQSDWGGQVAWLVPAALILLAAGLVVTARRSRTDRTRVAFLIWGGWLVLTAAVFSFASGIIHPYYSVALAPAVGALVGMGAVTLWRTRESWFSRGTLAVALATTSIVSYQLLERSATWHPALRGVVLWVGLPVAAGIFFAPAFAKQLGVVLAIAGLAIALAGPVAYALDTAATPHSGAIPAAGPTVRGGQFGGGRFGGRPGFGGAPFGTNRGTLPGLGGNGGALPGFGNGNGVPFGNGNGNGNPFGRAFGNNGGGGGFLNATTPSSALVQALQTNASRYRWAAATVNSNSAAGYQLASGEAVMAIGGFNGTDPAPSLAQFEQYVREGKIHYYIAGGIEGTFNDTASQITQWVEQHFTQTTIGGTSVYDLTSGTAT; encoded by the coding sequence ATGACGACGACGTTGCCGCCCGAAGACGTGATGACGCTCGACCTCGCGACGCGCAAGGCCGACGTCGAGGCCGCGCCGCCCGAGCCGCCGCCGTCGCAACCGAACCCGATCGCACGCTTCTGGCGCGGTCGTCCCGACGATCCGCGTTGGGTGCGCCCCGCGCTGCTCGCGCTGCTCGTCGGTACCGGTCTCCTCTATCTCTGGGACCTCGGCGCGTCGGGTTGGGCGAACGCCTTCTACTCGGCCGCCGTGCAGGCGGGCACGAAGAGCTGGAAGGCCGCGTTCTTCGGCTCGTCCGACGCGTCGAACTTCATCACCGTCGACAAACCGCCCGCGGCGCTGTGGGTGATGGAGATCTCGGCGCGCCTCTTCGGTGTGAACGCGTGGAGCGTGCTCGTGCCCCAGGCGCTCGAGGGCGTCGCCGCGGTCGGGTTGCTCTACGCGACCGTCCGGCGCTGGTTCTCACCCGCGGCCGGGCTGATCGCGGGCGCGGTCATGGCGACGACACCCGTCGCGGTGTTGATGTTCCGCTTCAACAATCCCGACGCACTCCTCGTGCTGCTGCTCGTCGGCGCGGCGTACGCGATGGTGCGCGCGCACGAAGACGGCCGCACGCGCTGGATCCTGCTCGCGTGCGCGCTCGTCGGCACCGGCTTCATCACGAAGATGATGCAGGCGTTCATCGTGATGCCGGTCTTCGCGCTGGTCTATCTGTGCTTCGGCCCGCTGGACCTGTGGCGACGCGTGCGCCAGCTCGCGTGGGGCGCGCTCGCGCTGCTCGTGGCGTCGGGCTGGTGGGTCGCGATCGTCGCCCTGTGGCCCGCGTCGAGCCGGCCGTACATCGGCGGCTCGCAGGACAACAGCATCCTCAACCTGATCTTCGGTTACAACGGCTTCGGCCGCATCACGGGGAACGAGACCGGCAGCGTCGGCGGCGGCCCCGCGAGCGGTACCAATCGTTGGGGTCCGACGGGCTGGAACCGACTCTGGCAGTCCGATTGGGGCGGGCAGGTCGCGTGGCTCGTGCCCGCGGCCCTGATCCTGCTCGCCGCGGGACTCGTCGTCACCGCCCGTCGTTCGCGCACCGATCGCACGCGCGTCGCGTTCCTCATCTGGGGCGGTTGGCTCGTGCTCACCGCCGCGGTGTTCAGCTTCGCGAGCGGCATCATCCATCCCTACTACTCGGTCGCGCTCGCGCCCGCGGTCGGCGCGCTCGTCGGCATGGGCGCGGTCACGCTGTGGCGCACGCGCGAGTCGTGGTTCTCGCGCGGCACGCTCGCGGTCGCGCTCGCGACGACGAGCATCGTCTCGTACCAGCTGCTCGAACGCAGCGCGACCTGGCATCCGGCGCTGCGCGGCGTGGTGTTGTGGGTCGGCCTGCCCGTCGCCGCCGGCATCTTCTTCGCGCCGGCGTTCGCGAAGCAGCTCGGCGTCGTGCTCGCGATCGCGGGTCTCGCGATCGCGTTGGCCGGTCCCGTCGCGTACGCGCTCGATACCGCGGCGACGCCGCACTCGGGCGCGATTCCGGCCGCGGGACCGACGGTGCGCGGCGGACAGTTCGGCGGCGGTCGCTTCGGCGGCCGGCCCGGCTTCGGGGGCGCGCCCTTCGGAACCAACCGTGGCACCCTCCCCGGCCTCGGTGGGAACGGCGGCGCGCTCCCGGGATTCGGAAACGGCAACGGCGTCCCGTTCGGAAACGGGAATGGGAATGGCAACCCGTTCGGCCGGGCCTTCGGCAACAACGGCGGCGGCGGCGGGTTCCTCAACGCGACGACGCCGTCGAGCGCGCTCGTGCAGGCGCTGCAGACGAACGCGTCGCGCTACCGCTGGGCCGCGGCGACCGTGAACTCCAACTCCGCGGCCGGCTACCAGCTCGCGAGCGGTGAGGCGGTGATGGCGATCGGCGGCTTCAACGGCACCGACCCCGCACCGTCGCTCGCGCAGTTCGAGCAGTACGTGCGCGAGGGCAAGATCCACTACTACATCGCGGGCGGCATCGAAGGCACCTTCAACGACACCGCGTCGCAGATCACGCAGTGGGTCGAGCAGCACTTCACGCAGACGACCATCGGTGGCACGAGCGTCTACGACCTCACGAGCGGCACCGCGACCTGA
- a CDS encoding multicopper oxidase domain-containing protein: MGEIDRRKFLRGAAVSGLLGTVGGSALVEGLTDSRASAADAPAPFTAAPGKTREVWIQADSFRRNLVPNGVDGMMGTTYTKDQTSYWALGFRAYSPNFGAPLPASDDIGANDGIPGPTLRLNVGDTVKVHFRNNDSHFKYAHSLHPHGVFYDPASDGAWLATDPKKPGTAVAFGDRYTYTWKVLRSSVGTWPYHDHSKPESIFHGTPPMPEASATLGMFGVIVVEDPKAPAADRENVVFLHDIYVPALSQQFNCVNGRAFIDNTPTFTARVGERVRWRVATLGDNFHVFHVHGHRWEYEGRYDDSLLLGPASTVTFDYIEDNPGDWLYHCHVAMHMMGGMIGRYKVIA, encoded by the coding sequence ATGGGTGAGATCGATCGGCGGAAGTTCCTACGCGGCGCGGCCGTCAGCGGGCTGCTCGGCACGGTCGGCGGCAGCGCGCTCGTCGAGGGTCTGACCGACTCGCGCGCGAGCGCGGCCGACGCGCCCGCGCCGTTCACCGCGGCACCGGGCAAGACGCGCGAAGTCTGGATCCAGGCCGACTCGTTCCGCCGCAACCTCGTGCCGAACGGCGTCGACGGGATGATGGGCACGACGTACACGAAGGACCAGACGTCGTACTGGGCGCTCGGCTTCCGCGCGTACTCGCCGAACTTCGGCGCGCCCCTCCCTGCGAGCGACGACATCGGCGCGAACGACGGCATCCCCGGACCGACGCTGCGGCTCAACGTCGGCGACACCGTGAAGGTGCACTTCCGCAACAACGACTCGCACTTCAAGTACGCGCACAGCCTGCACCCGCACGGCGTCTTCTACGACCCGGCCTCCGACGGCGCGTGGCTCGCGACCGATCCGAAGAAACCGGGAACCGCGGTCGCGTTCGGCGACAGGTACACGTACACGTGGAAGGTGCTGCGGTCGTCGGTCGGCACGTGGCCGTACCACGACCACTCGAAGCCGGAGTCGATCTTCCACGGCACGCCGCCGATGCCCGAAGCGTCGGCGACGCTCGGCATGTTCGGCGTCATCGTCGTCGAAGATCCAAAGGCGCCCGCGGCCGACCGCGAGAACGTCGTGTTCCTGCACGACATCTACGTGCCCGCGCTCTCGCAGCAGTTCAACTGCGTCAACGGTCGCGCCTTCATCGACAACACACCGACGTTCACCGCGCGCGTCGGCGAGCGCGTGCGCTGGCGCGTCGCGACGCTCGGCGACAACTTCCACGTGTTCCACGTGCACGGTCACCGCTGGGAGTACGAGGGCCGGTACGACGACTCGCTGCTCCTCGGCCCCGCGTCGACCGTCACGTTCGACTACATCGAGGACAACCCCGGCGACTGGCTGTACCACTGCCACGTCGCGATGCACATGATGGGCGGCATGATCGGCCGCTACAAAGTCATCGCGTAA
- a CDS encoding cupredoxin domain-containing protein, with amino-acid sequence MDDTGGLKGMADRRGLRRLAFGTGALASAALVLAGAGVGTAAAAPKAPAVKTASVKIQSFLFKPHTLKITTKTKVTWTNLDSTGHNIQFADFGIKRALGTGQTWSHKFVTPGTYAYHCQIHPDMTGKVVVSG; translated from the coding sequence GTGGACGACACGGGAGGGCTCAAGGGCATGGCGGATCGACGCGGACTTCGACGGTTGGCGTTCGGCACGGGCGCGCTCGCGTCCGCCGCGCTGGTGCTCGCCGGCGCGGGAGTGGGCACGGCCGCGGCCGCGCCGAAGGCACCGGCAGTGAAGACGGCGAGCGTGAAGATCCAGAGCTTCCTCTTCAAGCCGCACACGCTGAAGATCACGACCAAGACGAAGGTCACGTGGACGAATCTCGACTCCACGGGCCACAACATCCAGTTCGCCGACTTCGGCATCAAGCGCGCGCTGGGGACCGGCCAGACCTGGAGCCACAAGTTCGTGACCCCGGGCACCTACGCGTACCACTGCCAGATCCATCCCGACATGACCGGCAAGGTCGTCGTCAGCGGCTGA
- a CDS encoding cytochrome P450: MSERPAVTDWTTDFDHTDPRWRTDPYPIWDELRGKCPVAHTDRYGGAWLPVRRDDIAAIAYDTEHFTSRSVIVSELRPDEHDLPAPIGIAPPITSDPPFHSMARRMLLPAFGPKAIAAYEPFTRALCRELLDATSGRNELDAALDYAQQIPPRVIVKMLGFPQEDADRFRRFIHAVIEDVDLSAEAREANLDDSEIDEYIDARIEEHLREPRDDLTTFLLEAELDGERLHPDHVRGTMVLLMIAGIDTTWSAIGAALWHLAQHPEDRRRLAAEPALMTTAVEELLRAYAPVTMARLVAEDFDFEGRRFRAGDWVLLPFPAANRDPEAFVDADQVVLDRAENRHAAFGLGIHRCIGSNLARMELRVALEEWLARYPDFELTDPAAVTWSAGQVRGPRAVPLRIR; the protein is encoded by the coding sequence ATGAGCGAGCGGCCCGCGGTCACCGACTGGACGACCGACTTCGACCACACCGATCCGCGCTGGCGCACCGACCCGTATCCGATCTGGGACGAGCTCCGCGGGAAGTGTCCCGTCGCGCACACCGATCGCTACGGCGGCGCGTGGCTACCGGTCCGCCGCGACGACATCGCCGCGATCGCGTACGACACTGAACACTTCACGTCGCGCTCCGTCATCGTGAGCGAGCTCCGCCCCGACGAGCACGACCTGCCCGCGCCGATCGGCATCGCGCCGCCGATCACGTCCGACCCGCCGTTCCATTCGATGGCGCGGCGCATGCTCCTGCCCGCGTTCGGGCCGAAGGCGATCGCCGCCTACGAGCCGTTCACGCGTGCGCTCTGCCGCGAGCTGCTCGACGCGACGAGCGGACGGAACGAGCTCGACGCCGCGCTCGACTACGCGCAGCAGATCCCGCCGCGCGTGATCGTCAAGATGCTCGGCTTCCCGCAGGAGGACGCCGACCGCTTCCGCCGCTTCATCCACGCCGTGATCGAGGACGTCGACCTGAGCGCCGAGGCGCGCGAGGCGAACCTCGACGACAGCGAGATCGACGAGTACATCGACGCGCGCATCGAGGAGCATCTCCGAGAGCCGCGCGACGACCTCACCACGTTCCTGCTCGAGGCGGAGCTCGACGGCGAGCGCCTGCACCCCGACCACGTGCGCGGCACGATGGTGCTGCTGATGATCGCGGGCATCGACACGACGTGGTCCGCGATCGGCGCGGCGCTCTGGCACCTCGCACAACACCCGGAAGATCGGCGCCGGCTCGCGGCCGAGCCCGCGCTCATGACGACCGCGGTGGAAGAGCTGCTGCGGGCGTACGCGCCGGTGACGATGGCGCGCCTCGTCGCCGAGGACTTCGACTTCGAGGGCCGCCGCTTCCGCGCCGGCGATTGGGTGCTGCTGCCGTTCCCCGCGGCGAACCGCGATCCCGAAGCCTTCGTCGACGCCGATCAGGTCGTGCTCGACCGCGCCGAGAACCGTCACGCCGCGTTCGGGCTCGGCATCCACCGTTGCATCGGATCGAACCTCGCGCGCATGGAGCTGCGGGTCGCGCTCGAGGAGTGGCTCGCGCGCTATCCCGACTTCGAGCTCACGGATCCGGCCGCGGTCACGTGGTCCGCGGGTCAGGTGCGCGGCCCGCGCGCGGTGCCGCTGCGCATCCGCTGA
- a CDS encoding ferredoxin yields MRVHVDSDKCQGHNRCYAIAPELFDVDDLGFAHELGDGTVPPALEAQARLAVANCPEYAISVEESS; encoded by the coding sequence ATGCGAGTGCACGTGGATTCGGACAAGTGCCAGGGCCACAACCGCTGCTACGCGATCGCGCCGGAGCTGTTCGACGTCGACGACCTCGGCTTCGCCCACGAGCTCGGCGACGGCACGGTGCCGCCCGCGCTCGAAGCGCAGGCGCGGCTCGCGGTCGCGAACTGCCCCGAGTACGCGATCTCGGTCGAGGAGTCGTCATGA
- a CDS encoding TetR/AcrR family transcriptional regulator, giving the protein MGRREQAQQSRAALVDAARSCFTESGYEGTTVAAILDRAGMARGALYHYFPDGKREIFTAVFEQADDAFHERRDALLEIASPLARIRNGMRVFLELCTRDDFARIVLIDAPKIVPGQGDLGSTYELLREQLAMAIAAGEIEPCDPEVTAIALHGAARRAGEYVVASKQRRRASARAIRSMELMIDGLAAVETRARTPRRSGRVAVRPARRVD; this is encoded by the coding sequence GTGGGACGCAGGGAGCAGGCGCAGCAGTCGCGGGCCGCGCTCGTCGACGCGGCCCGGAGCTGTTTCACCGAGTCCGGCTACGAGGGCACGACCGTCGCCGCGATCCTCGATCGCGCGGGCATGGCCCGCGGCGCGCTCTACCACTACTTCCCCGACGGCAAGCGCGAGATCTTCACCGCGGTGTTCGAGCAGGCCGACGACGCGTTTCACGAACGCCGGGACGCGCTGCTCGAGATCGCGTCGCCGCTCGCGCGCATCCGCAACGGGATGCGCGTGTTCCTCGAGCTCTGCACGCGCGACGACTTCGCGAGGATCGTGCTCATCGACGCGCCGAAGATCGTGCCCGGCCAGGGCGACCTCGGCAGCACCTACGAGTTGCTGCGCGAGCAGCTCGCGATGGCGATCGCGGCCGGTGAGATCGAGCCGTGCGACCCCGAGGTGACCGCGATCGCGCTCCACGGCGCGGCCCGGCGTGCGGGCGAGTACGTCGTCGCGTCGAAGCAGCGTCGCCGCGCGTCAGCGCGCGCGATCCGATCGATGGAGCTGATGATCGACGGCCTCGCGGCGGTCGAAACGCGAGCGAGGACTCCCCGCAGGAGCGGGCGGGTCGCCGTGCGGCCCGCCCGACGTGTCGACTGA
- a CDS encoding sulfite oxidase-like oxidoreductase codes for MAHFTRGFAKRESRVRADWLPPGQYDVGDAWPVLTAEPTPHLSTATWTFAIDGLVDHPRTWTWDEMQALPKSTYRGDIHCVTTWSKHDTEFEGVSVDALLDAVGVGATATHVLASSHTSYTTNLPLDDVRNGRAWVAFSFGGAPIAPEHGGPARLLVPHLYFWKSAKWVAGLRLLDHDEAGFWEQNGYHNHGDPWREERYWGD; via the coding sequence ATGGCTCACTTCACGCGAGGGTTCGCCAAGCGCGAGTCGCGCGTTCGCGCCGATTGGCTCCCGCCCGGTCAGTACGACGTCGGCGATGCGTGGCCCGTGCTCACCGCCGAACCGACGCCCCACCTCTCGACCGCCACGTGGACGTTCGCAATCGACGGTCTGGTCGATCACCCGCGCACGTGGACGTGGGACGAGATGCAGGCGCTCCCGAAGTCGACGTATCGCGGTGACATCCACTGCGTCACGACGTGGTCGAAGCACGACACCGAGTTCGAGGGCGTGTCGGTCGACGCGTTGCTCGACGCGGTGGGCGTCGGCGCGACGGCCACGCACGTGCTCGCGTCGAGTCACACCAGCTACACGACGAACCTGCCGCTCGACGACGTGCGGAACGGTCGGGCGTGGGTCGCGTTCTCGTTCGGCGGCGCGCCGATCGCGCCCGAGCACGGTGGTCCCGCGCGTCTGCTCGTGCCGCACCTCTACTTCTGGAAGAGCGCGAAGTGGGTCGCCGGCCTGCGCCTGCTCGACCACGACGAGGCCGGTTTCTGGGAGCAGAACGGCTATCACAACCACGGCGATCCCTGGCGCGAGGAGCGCTACTGGGGTGACTGA
- a CDS encoding FAD-binding oxidoreductase produces the protein MTDTTAPRRATAWQTARVVAIRTETPSAKTFTLALERPAERSAGQHFLLRLTAPDGYTATRSYSVANDPQHTDQIDLTVERLVDGEVSTFLHDEVVVGDEIEVRGPIGEWFVWDGDGRALLLGGGSGVVPLAAMVRQARRTQVGGESRVHLVLSVRSAAELYYADELPGRDVTIVYTRAAPPDFARPPGRLATGDLPRDFLADITTYVCGSPGFCDAATDLAIACGIPVERIRVERFGPTG, from the coding sequence GTGACTGACACGACCGCACCGCGCCGCGCGACCGCGTGGCAGACGGCGCGCGTCGTCGCGATCCGCACCGAGACTCCGAGCGCGAAGACCTTCACGCTCGCGCTCGAACGTCCGGCGGAACGCAGCGCCGGCCAGCACTTCCTCCTGCGGTTGACCGCGCCCGACGGCTACACCGCGACCCGCTCGTACTCGGTCGCGAACGATCCGCAGCACACCGACCAGATCGACCTCACGGTCGAACGGCTCGTCGACGGCGAGGTGTCGACGTTCCTGCACGACGAAGTCGTCGTCGGCGACGAGATCGAGGTGCGGGGACCGATCGGCGAGTGGTTCGTGTGGGACGGCGACGGTCGCGCGCTGCTGCTCGGCGGGGGATCGGGCGTCGTGCCGCTGGCCGCCATGGTGCGGCAGGCGCGTCGCACCCAGGTCGGCGGCGAGTCGCGCGTGCACCTCGTGCTCTCGGTGCGCTCCGCCGCGGAGCTGTACTACGCCGACGAGCTCCCTGGTCGCGACGTGACGATCGTCTACACGCGCGCCGCGCCGCCGGACTTCGCACGACCGCCGGGTCGCCTCGCCACCGGGGATCTGCCGCGCGACTTCCTCGCCGACATCACGACGTACGTGTGCGGCTCGCCCGGTTTCTGCGACGCCGCCACCGATCTCGCGATCGCGTGCGGCATCCCCGTCGAGCGCATTCGCGTCGAGCGCTTCGGCCCGACCGGCTGA
- a CDS encoding SDR family oxidoreductase: protein MRVFVTGASGFIGSAVVPELLEAGHEVVGLARSDASAAAITTLGAGVHRGDLDDLDGLRAAAAASDGVVHLAFVHDFSRYDASLRIDLEAIEAMGTALEGSDRPFVIASGVGFVALAAGKHPELEARFPRSAAGRRTVQLAEHGVRSVVVGLPPTVHGAGDHGFIATLVGIAREKGVSGFVGDGSNRWSAVDRFDAAHLFRLTVERAAAGSVFAATADEGVPLREIAEIIGRHVGVPTASIAPEDAAEHFGWLGTFVAIDTAASSEQTYAQLGWQPTRPGLVEDLEQGHYFE from the coding sequence TCGTTCCCGAGCTGCTCGAGGCCGGTCACGAGGTCGTCGGGCTCGCACGTTCCGACGCGTCGGCCGCCGCGATCACGACGCTCGGCGCCGGCGTGCACCGCGGCGATCTCGACGACCTCGACGGCCTCCGCGCCGCAGCCGCCGCGTCCGACGGCGTCGTGCATCTCGCGTTCGTGCACGACTTCAGCCGCTACGACGCGTCACTGCGCATCGACCTCGAGGCGATCGAAGCCATGGGCACCGCGCTCGAAGGCTCCGACCGACCGTTCGTGATCGCGTCGGGCGTCGGCTTCGTCGCGCTCGCCGCGGGGAAGCACCCCGAGCTCGAGGCCCGTTTTCCCCGCAGCGCCGCGGGTCGCCGAACGGTGCAGCTCGCGGAGCACGGCGTCCGTTCGGTCGTCGTCGGCCTGCCGCCGACGGTGCACGGTGCCGGCGACCACGGCTTCATCGCGACGCTTGTCGGCATCGCGCGCGAGAAGGGAGTGTCCGGCTTCGTCGGTGACGGCTCGAACCGTTGGTCGGCCGTCGACCGCTTCGACGCCGCGCACCTGTTCCGCCTCACCGTCGAGCGCGCGGCCGCGGGCTCGGTATTCGCCGCGACCGCCGACGAAGGCGTCCCGCTGCGCGAGATCGCGGAGATCATCGGGCGTCACGTCGGCGTTCCCACTGCGTCGATCGCGCCCGAGGACGCCGCCGAGCACTTCGGGTGGCTCGGCACGTTCGTTGCAATCGACACCGCGGCTTCGAGCGAGCAGACCTACGCGCAGTTGGGCTGGCAGCCGACGCGTCCGGGACTCGTCGAAGACCTCGAGCAGGGCCACTACTTCGAGTGA